In Roseiconus lacunae, one genomic interval encodes:
- a CDS encoding CehA/McbA family metallohydrolase domain-containing protein, translating to MQSLRQLRTSAVCKHRVCARHGFRQCLFYSVVVLVTFVSITGLGAGRLWAAGGTLTLNLVDETTDEPVISRVECFRVQPGKRDKPMPIRQTVDAGMGVVVDRSVLMELPDGAYRLQIIRGPEYRVVGASFSLEKTSLDEKTVALPRMIEMKREGWMSGDCCVVPSSNSLPLRMASEDLHVVAVLEDVPAKPIPHRDSDEPIEHTPTWIRSDVVSAEGLIFYGVDDAFRSEIAAAKSSTEMLVAASRSELAGQLKVGVENPFAWELPVWLASQKLDGLFVMGDWLRLDKTIYQVRDGRGEQAFSLREPTQVGRYAEQIYRHLLDAGIDIVPLAGGGDDSAGTPVGYNRLYVTSHHEATNETGVSRPVLPTSSRQWWDGVWQGRSVATNGPLLRPLVAGTLPGHVFEGRTGEVLQLHPELNLTVRDPVDYLEVIYNNQVHYSARLDEFAEAGGRIPPIEAKQSGWVIMRVLTLHEGHYRAAMTAPWWIEFDGERRVSQASVEFFRAWLSAYEKRLAQTQPEAIDREAPFVRAARRFWTRRAEQSKRWTGSAVAK from the coding sequence ATGCAATCTTTGCGCCAGTTGCGGACATCCGCCGTTTGTAAACACCGCGTTTGTGCGAGACACGGCTTTCGGCAGTGTCTGTTTTATTCTGTCGTCGTGTTGGTGACGTTTGTATCGATCACCGGCTTAGGCGCGGGGCGACTCTGGGCGGCGGGCGGAACGTTAACGCTGAATCTTGTCGATGAGACGACCGACGAGCCGGTGATTTCTCGAGTGGAGTGTTTTCGTGTTCAGCCAGGCAAACGCGATAAGCCGATGCCGATTCGGCAGACCGTTGATGCGGGAATGGGGGTCGTTGTTGATCGTTCGGTACTGATGGAATTACCCGACGGTGCCTATCGTTTGCAGATTATTCGTGGTCCCGAATACCGCGTCGTCGGCGCAAGTTTTTCGCTTGAGAAGACCAGCTTGGATGAAAAAACGGTTGCGCTTCCGCGAATGATTGAAATGAAACGCGAAGGCTGGATGTCGGGAGATTGCTGCGTCGTTCCCAGCTCGAATAGTTTGCCGCTGCGTATGGCGTCCGAAGATTTGCACGTCGTAGCGGTGCTGGAGGATGTGCCTGCCAAGCCGATCCCGCACCGTGATTCGGATGAACCGATCGAGCACACGCCGACTTGGATTCGCAGTGACGTTGTATCCGCCGAAGGTTTGATTTTCTACGGAGTCGATGATGCCTTTCGATCTGAGATCGCTGCGGCGAAGTCGTCAACCGAAATGTTGGTCGCGGCATCTCGGAGCGAGCTTGCTGGTCAACTAAAGGTCGGTGTGGAAAACCCGTTTGCTTGGGAGTTGCCGGTGTGGTTGGCCAGCCAGAAATTGGACGGATTGTTTGTCATGGGCGATTGGTTGCGACTGGACAAAACGATTTATCAGGTTCGTGACGGTCGCGGTGAGCAAGCATTTTCTCTTCGCGAGCCGACACAGGTGGGGCGTTATGCCGAGCAAATTTATCGCCATCTCCTTGATGCCGGTATCGATATCGTCCCGCTCGCCGGCGGTGGTGATGATTCCGCGGGAACGCCGGTTGGGTACAACCGACTTTATGTAACCAGTCACCATGAAGCGACGAACGAAACCGGTGTGTCGCGGCCGGTCCTGCCGACATCATCACGGCAATGGTGGGACGGGGTTTGGCAGGGTCGCAGCGTGGCAACGAATGGACCGTTGCTGCGTCCACTGGTCGCCGGAACACTTCCGGGTCATGTGTTCGAAGGTCGGACCGGCGAAGTGCTGCAGTTGCACCCCGAATTAAACCTGACAGTTCGTGATCCGGTCGACTATTTGGAAGTGATTTACAACAACCAAGTCCATTACAGCGCGCGGTTGGATGAATTCGCCGAGGCTGGTGGAAGAATCCCGCCGATCGAAGCAAAGCAAAGCGGTTGGGTCATCATGCGGGTGCTGACGCTGCACGAGGGCCATTACCGGGCTGCGATGACCGCACCATGGTGGATCGAATTCGACGGAGAACGCAGAGTCAGCCAAGCGAGTGTTGAGTTTTTTCGCGCTTGGTTATCGGCGTATGAAAAGCGACTCGCGCAAACGCAGCCCGAGGCGATTGATCGAGAAGCCCCGTTCGTTCGCGCCGCCCGTCGATTTTGGACACGGCGCGCCGAACAGTCGAAGCGATGGACGGGGAGTGCGGTCGCGAAGTGA
- the rnpA gene encoding ribonuclease P protein component: MAKITTNTARGRHTFPKAKRVTRGSEFTLILRRGTCAADNCLVVFAIPQEALLAQKTSSTQDRSDRRLGVTIPKKTGNAVVRNRWKRLIRESFRTQQDRIPTGYDFIVRPKKDAECSGKMIQRSLPKLAQKAVRRLRDRRTT; the protein is encoded by the coding sequence ATGGCCAAAATAACCACGAACACTGCCCGCGGTCGCCACACGTTTCCGAAGGCGAAACGTGTGACTCGAGGAAGCGAGTTCACGCTGATCTTGCGACGTGGGACATGTGCCGCCGACAACTGTTTGGTCGTCTTCGCGATTCCTCAAGAAGCATTGCTCGCCCAAAAAACGTCGTCAACTCAAGACCGGTCGGACAGAAGATTGGGCGTAACGATCCCGAAGAAAACCGGCAATGCGGTCGTTCGCAATCGCTGGAAGCGTTTGATCCGAGAATCATTCCGAACCCAGCAGGATCGTATTCCTACCGGTTACGACTTTATCGTACGCCCCAAAAAGGACGCCGAGTGTTCAGGGAAAATGATCCAGCGATCGTTGCCGAAACTTGCCCAAAAAGCGGTCCGTCGACTTCGAGATCGACGCACGACCTAG
- a CDS encoding DnaJ C-terminal domain-containing protein, which produces MSEDLYQILGVSRNASKDEIKKAHRKLALKYHPDKNPGKDAQDRFKRIQEAYDVLSDDEKRAAYDRYGSDFEKIRGGGYSGASPGGFDGLDLDQIFGGGGGARPGSGGGAGGFNFEGGFGDFFEQILGGRAAGGRNAGGAATRQRAPQKGANVRHELELPLELVIKGGETEFYVNGEKLAVTLPPGVAEGAKMRLREQGSPSPNGGPRGDLILIIKTTPHQHFKRHGQNLELTLPVTISEAVLGAKVDVPTPAGSVALNIPAGSSSGRKLRLKGQGIQPKSGQPGDLIVQLQVRVPESVDETSQELIKTFAERNPQSVRDQIKL; this is translated from the coding sequence GTGTCAGAAGACCTGTATCAGATCCTGGGGGTATCCCGAAACGCGTCGAAGGACGAGATCAAGAAAGCGCACCGAAAACTCGCGCTAAAATATCACCCGGACAAAAACCCCGGCAAAGACGCGCAAGACCGGTTCAAGCGGATTCAAGAAGCTTACGACGTTTTAAGCGATGACGAGAAACGCGCCGCGTATGATCGCTATGGCTCGGACTTTGAAAAGATCCGCGGTGGCGGTTATTCGGGTGCCTCGCCCGGTGGATTCGACGGACTCGACCTCGATCAAATTTTTGGCGGCGGCGGTGGTGCTCGCCCCGGAAGCGGCGGCGGAGCCGGGGGATTCAACTTCGAAGGCGGCTTCGGAGATTTTTTCGAACAGATTCTCGGCGGCCGGGCCGCGGGCGGAAGAAACGCTGGCGGTGCGGCCACACGTCAGCGGGCCCCGCAAAAAGGCGCGAACGTTCGGCACGAACTTGAGCTGCCATTGGAACTGGTCATCAAAGGCGGTGAGACCGAGTTTTACGTTAACGGCGAGAAGCTGGCCGTCACGCTTCCACCGGGTGTCGCCGAAGGTGCCAAGATGCGTCTCCGCGAACAAGGCAGTCCGTCGCCCAACGGTGGTCCCCGCGGTGACTTGATTTTGATCATCAAAACCACCCCGCATCAACATTTTAAACGGCACGGCCAGAACCTCGAATTGACTTTACCTGTCACCATCAGCGAAGCTGTGCTGGGCGCCAAAGTCGACGTGCCAACGCCCGCCGGTTCGGTCGCGCTGAACATTCCCGCCGGTAGCAGTAGCGGGCGCAAGCTGCGTCTGAAGGGTCAAGGGATTCAGCCCAAATCGGGACAACCCGGCGACTTGATCGTGCAACTGCAAGTTCGCGTTCCGGAATCGGTCGATGAAACGTCTCAAGAATTGATCAAGACGTTCGCCGAACGCAATCCGCAATCGGTGCGTGATCAGATCAAGTTGTAG
- a CDS encoding sensor histidine kinase has protein sequence MTQPTPQSVSPITSHRSHAATTGASEAELIEQIGQLKAQLRQNQAMASLGELTSTATHEFNNVLMTVINYARLGIRNRDDASRDKALSKILEASERAARITSTILAQARNRSDAMEPTDLVALVQDTMVLLEREMNKYRVSVATEFAEGTAKALAAGNQIQRVLLNLLINARQAIGEGGQLVVAVRNSDDGEHVEVMVRDSGCGIAQETLPKIFQPFFSTKSGPDESGKGGTGLGLSACKEIIDSHNGKIRVESSVGVGTAFTIRLPKAS, from the coding sequence CTCAGCCAACGCCCCAGTCCGTCTCGCCGATCACTTCCCATCGTTCTCATGCGGCGACGACGGGAGCGTCCGAGGCAGAGTTAATCGAACAGATCGGACAACTGAAAGCTCAGTTGCGTCAGAACCAAGCGATGGCTTCGTTGGGCGAATTGACCAGCACGGCCACTCACGAATTTAACAACGTGCTGATGACGGTGATCAACTACGCCCGACTCGGCATCCGCAATCGCGACGATGCTTCGCGTGACAAAGCACTTTCTAAAATTCTCGAAGCTTCCGAACGCGCCGCGCGAATTACATCGACCATTCTCGCCCAGGCACGCAATCGCTCCGACGCGATGGAGCCGACCGATCTGGTCGCCCTCGTACAGGACACGATGGTCCTGCTTGAACGCGAGATGAACAAATATCGTGTGAGTGTCGCGACCGAGTTCGCCGAGGGCACCGCGAAGGCACTCGCCGCCGGAAACCAGATTCAACGCGTGCTGTTAAATCTATTGATCAACGCCCGACAAGCGATCGGTGAAGGTGGCCAGTTGGTCGTCGCGGTTCGGAACAGCGATGACGGGGAGCACGTCGAAGTGATGGTGCGTGATAGCGGCTGTGGCATCGCCCAGGAAACACTGCCTAAAATCTTCCAGCCGTTTTTCTCTACCAAAAGCGGGCCTGATGAATCAGGAAAAGGCGGTACCGGGTTAGGGTTGTCGGCGTGCAAAGAAATCATCGATTCGCACAACGGCAAGATTCGTGTCGAAAGCAGTGTCGGCGTTGGCACCGCATTCACCATTCGGCTTCCTAAAGCCAGCTAG